In Micromonospora purpureochromogenes, a single window of DNA contains:
- the mobA gene encoding molybdenum cofactor guanylyltransferase, with translation MRSTLRRSVARPIPPSSPARPATRTTTAAGVRARRSRDVGAGGQPLGGPDDDAGRADGSARGYGGRVTAYAAVVLAGGAARRMGGRDKPALPVGGTPMRERVLAAVADAAPRILVGPADAVPGDVLVTRERPPGGGPVAATAAGLALLPPDTTTVALLAADLPLLTREAVGVLLRALHPEPDAASPGGPVADGPDGVCLVDDRGRRQPLCGVWRAAALRDALARLVGCRGGTPDGASMRELLAELRVRDLAWSGSGPPPWFDCDTDSDVRRAEEWTR, from the coding sequence CATCCTCCCCCGCCCGCCCGGCGACCCGCACCACGACGGCGGCCGGCGTGCGGGCCCGCCGATCCCGCGACGTCGGTGCCGGAGGGCAGCCGCTCGGCGGCCCGGACGACGACGCCGGCCGGGCGGACGGGTCGGCGCGAGGCTACGGTGGCCGGGTGACGGCGTACGCGGCGGTGGTGCTCGCGGGCGGTGCGGCGCGCCGGATGGGCGGGCGGGACAAGCCGGCGCTGCCGGTCGGTGGCACGCCGATGCGGGAGCGGGTGCTGGCGGCCGTCGCCGACGCGGCCCCGCGGATCCTGGTCGGGCCGGCCGACGCGGTCCCCGGCGACGTGCTGGTGACCCGCGAACGACCACCGGGCGGCGGGCCGGTGGCGGCGACCGCGGCCGGGCTCGCCCTGCTGCCTCCCGACACGACCACCGTCGCCCTGCTCGCCGCCGACCTGCCGCTGCTCACCCGGGAGGCGGTCGGCGTGCTGCTGCGCGCGCTGCACCCGGAGCCCGACGCGGCGTCGCCGGGCGGTCCCGTCGCCGACGGGCCGGACGGGGTCTGCCTCGTCGACGACCGGGGCCGGCGGCAGCCGCTGTGCGGTGTGTGGCGGGCCGCGGCGTTGCGGGACGCGCTGGCCCGCCTCGTCGGGTGTCGGGGCGGTACGCCCGACGGCGCCTCGATGCGGGAGTTGCTCGCCGAGCTGAGGGTGCGTGACCTGGCGTGGTCCGGCAGCGGCCCGCCGCCGTGGTTCGACTGCGACACTGACTCCGACGTACGCCGGGCGGAGGAGTGGACGCGATGA
- a CDS encoding DUF6457 domain-containing protein, with protein sequence MTVMDDWVMAACAELGLDPAEVPVPTVLDLAKDVAHQVLRPGAPVSAYLLGVAVGRGADPTGAAARLSALAATWPVELGGDRPD encoded by the coding sequence ATGACGGTGATGGACGACTGGGTCATGGCGGCCTGCGCCGAGCTGGGGCTCGACCCGGCCGAGGTGCCGGTGCCGACGGTGCTCGACCTGGCAAAGGACGTCGCCCACCAGGTGCTGCGGCCGGGGGCGCCGGTGAGCGCGTACCTGCTCGGGGTGGCGGTCGGGCGCGGCGCCGACCCGACGGGCGCCGCCGCGCGGCTGAGCGCCCTGGCCGCGACCTGGCCGGTGGAGCTGGGCGGCGACCGCCCCGACTGA
- a CDS encoding T3SS (YopN, CesT) and YbjN peptide-binding chaperone 1, with product MTADHPSKPTGDQPGSSPEQHESVLLDEPSTADLRAKVTEAWREFARALAERLRALPTGAHVELTLDPTASGTGDAVYSISVDVGDGGRVSARAVGNATLPQGYRLDRAAVADMIALGWSPPGVLEGSRDQFGLEGSTADASKVAALLSRTLRDVYGAPHPAFLVYLVHDAEGEPLPAEPLGTARSEFGPDRDVEADLDEALAAAASAQKSDEGEDVLALGERVRTVVSTMLKSKSDQLQVDSDGDINIRAGSAMVFVRVRDNPPLVDVLSPVLTEVEPTERLYVKLSELTNRMPIGRLYCADDTVWASIPVFGRNFQATHLMLAVQVMTGLADELDDRLHGEFGGKRFFGEGDKPSRPADSEHRTGMYL from the coding sequence ATGACGGCAGACCACCCCTCGAAGCCGACCGGTGATCAGCCCGGCAGCTCGCCGGAGCAGCACGAGTCGGTCCTGCTGGACGAGCCGAGCACGGCCGACCTGCGGGCCAAGGTGACCGAGGCGTGGCGGGAGTTCGCCCGCGCGCTGGCCGAGCGGCTGCGCGCGTTGCCCACCGGGGCGCACGTCGAGCTGACCCTCGACCCGACGGCCTCCGGCACCGGCGACGCCGTCTACTCGATCAGCGTGGACGTGGGCGACGGGGGGCGGGTCTCCGCGCGGGCGGTCGGCAACGCCACCCTGCCCCAGGGCTACCGGCTGGACCGGGCCGCCGTCGCGGACATGATCGCGCTGGGCTGGTCGCCGCCCGGCGTGCTCGAGGGCTCCCGGGACCAGTTCGGCCTGGAGGGCTCGACCGCCGACGCCAGCAAGGTGGCCGCGCTGCTCTCCCGCACCCTGCGCGACGTCTACGGCGCCCCGCACCCGGCCTTCCTCGTCTACCTCGTGCACGACGCCGAGGGGGAGCCGCTGCCGGCCGAACCGCTCGGCACCGCGCGCAGCGAGTTCGGCCCGGACCGCGACGTCGAGGCGGACCTCGACGAGGCGCTGGCCGCCGCCGCGAGCGCGCAGAAGAGCGATGAGGGCGAGGACGTGCTGGCGCTGGGGGAGCGGGTCCGCACCGTCGTGTCGACCATGCTCAAGTCGAAGTCCGACCAGCTCCAGGTCGACTCGGACGGCGACATCAACATCCGCGCCGGCTCGGCGATGGTGTTCGTCCGGGTACGCGACAACCCGCCGCTGGTCGACGTCCTCTCCCCGGTGCTCACCGAGGTGGAGCCGACCGAGCGCCTCTACGTGAAGCTCTCCGAGCTGACCAACCGGATGCCGATCGGCCGGCTCTACTGCGCCGACGACACCGTCTGGGCCTCCATCCCGGTCTTCGGCCGCAACTTCCAGGCCACCCACCTCATGCTCGCCGTGCAGGTGATGACCGGGCTGGCCGACGAGCTGGACGACCGGCTGCACGGGGAGTTCGGCGGCAAGCGGTTCTTCGGCGAGGGCGACAAGCCGAGCCGGCCGGCGGACTCCGAGCACCGGACGGGCATGTACCTCTGA
- a CDS encoding zinc-binding dehydrogenase translates to MRAVWLREFGGPEVLVPGTAPDPTPGPGQVLIEVAHVNLTFVETMFRATGFGPFRGPLPVIPGNGVGGVIGAVGPDVDPGLVGRRVVSGTGGSGGYAERVVVDRAAPVEVPDALALDDAVALLADGRTALLLTDAAAPRAGERVLVEAAAGGVGGLLVQLAARAGARVVGLAGGPRKTELVRAAGADVVIDYREPDWADRVRAATGGVDVVFDGVGGDVGRAAFDLLDPGGRMLSFGLASGSWTDVPTEAATARGVALLRPTAGPDELRALTVRALAEGAAGRLRPLIGQRFPLERAAEAHAAMQSRATVGKTLLDIG, encoded by the coding sequence GTGCGGGCGGTGTGGCTGCGGGAGTTCGGCGGGCCGGAGGTGCTGGTGCCGGGAACGGCGCCCGACCCGACGCCCGGGCCGGGGCAGGTGCTGATCGAGGTGGCCCACGTCAACCTCACCTTCGTCGAGACGATGTTCCGGGCCACCGGGTTCGGGCCGTTCCGCGGCCCGTTGCCGGTGATCCCCGGCAACGGGGTCGGCGGCGTGATCGGCGCGGTGGGCCCGGACGTGGACCCCGGGCTCGTCGGCCGGCGGGTGGTCAGCGGCACCGGCGGCTCCGGCGGATACGCCGAACGGGTCGTGGTGGACCGCGCCGCGCCGGTCGAGGTGCCCGACGCGCTGGCGCTGGACGACGCGGTGGCGCTGCTCGCCGACGGCCGTACCGCGCTGCTGCTGACCGACGCGGCAGCGCCCCGCGCCGGGGAACGGGTGCTGGTCGAGGCGGCCGCCGGTGGGGTGGGCGGCCTGCTGGTCCAGCTCGCCGCGCGGGCCGGAGCACGGGTGGTGGGCCTGGCCGGCGGCCCGCGCAAGACGGAACTGGTCCGGGCGGCGGGCGCCGACGTCGTGATCGACTACCGGGAGCCTGACTGGGCCGACCGGGTACGCGCCGCGACCGGCGGGGTGGACGTCGTCTTCGACGGCGTCGGCGGCGACGTGGGGCGTGCGGCGTTCGACCTGCTCGACCCCGGCGGTCGGATGCTGAGCTTCGGGCTCGCCTCGGGCAGCTGGACCGACGTGCCGACGGAGGCCGCCACGGCGCGCGGGGTGGCCCTGCTGCGACCGACCGCCGGTCCGGACGAGCTGCGCGCGCTCACCGTGCGGGCGCTGGCCGAGGGCGCGGCCGGGCGGCTGCGCCCGCTGATCGGGCAGCGGTTCCCGTTGGAGCGGGCCGCCGAGGCGCACGCCGCGATGCAGTCGCGGGCCACCGTCGGCAAGACCCTGCTCGACATCGGCTGA
- a CDS encoding Lrp/AsnC family transcriptional regulator, whose protein sequence is MQIDAVDQRIIALLVADARASYADIGSRVSLSAPAVKRRVDRLRSAGVIRGFTAVVDPAAVGWTTEAFVELFCAGRTTPAQIGVAARRHPEVVGAYTVSGEADALVHLRAADIAHLEEALERLRAESFVTSTRSTIVLSRLVESPGVGPSTG, encoded by the coding sequence TTGCAGATAGACGCGGTCGACCAGCGAATCATTGCGTTGCTCGTGGCGGACGCTCGCGCGTCGTACGCCGACATCGGCAGCCGGGTGTCACTCTCCGCTCCGGCGGTGAAGAGACGCGTCGACCGGCTCCGCTCCGCCGGGGTGATCCGGGGCTTCACCGCGGTGGTCGACCCGGCCGCCGTCGGCTGGACCACGGAGGCCTTCGTCGAGCTCTTCTGCGCGGGTCGGACGACGCCCGCGCAGATCGGGGTGGCCGCCCGGCGGCACCCCGAGGTGGTCGGCGCGTACACCGTCTCGGGCGAGGCGGACGCCCTGGTGCACCTGCGGGCCGCCGACATCGCCCACCTGGAGGAGGCGCTGGAGCGGCTGCGGGCGGAGTCGTTCGTCACCTCCACCCGGAGCACCATCGTGCTCTCCCGCCTGGTCGAGTCCCCCGGCGTCGGCCCGTCCACCGGCTGA
- the ddaH gene encoding dimethylargininase, which translates to MVTVNQQRVPRKRTYLMCSPEHFAVEYAINPWMDVTTAVDAELAVKQWDRLRETLVGLGHDVHLLTPEAGLPDMVFAANGAFVVDGTVYGAQFKHEQRAAEAAAHRAFYESQGWRFIAPSETNEGEGDFAYLPEAHGGLVLAGHGFRTELPAHAEAQEALGRPVVSLRLVDPRFYHLDVALASIDDENIAYFPGAFSAASQKVLTQLFPDAVIADDEDAMTFGLNLVSDGLNVVLNSEATRLAGKLKAAGYHPVPVELAEVKKGGGSVKCCIAELRH; encoded by the coding sequence TTGGTCACCGTGAACCAGCAGCGAGTCCCGCGAAAGCGGACATATCTCATGTGCTCGCCCGAGCATTTCGCCGTCGAGTACGCCATCAACCCGTGGATGGACGTCACCACCGCGGTCGACGCGGAGCTGGCGGTCAAGCAGTGGGACCGCCTGCGGGAGACGCTGGTCGGTCTCGGCCACGACGTGCACCTGCTCACCCCCGAGGCCGGGCTGCCGGACATGGTCTTCGCCGCCAACGGCGCCTTCGTGGTGGACGGGACGGTCTACGGCGCCCAGTTCAAGCACGAGCAGCGCGCCGCCGAGGCCGCCGCGCACCGGGCGTTCTACGAGTCGCAGGGCTGGCGGTTCATCGCGCCGAGCGAGACCAACGAGGGCGAGGGCGACTTCGCGTACCTGCCGGAGGCGCACGGCGGGCTGGTCCTCGCCGGCCACGGCTTCCGCACCGAGCTGCCGGCGCACGCCGAGGCGCAGGAGGCGCTCGGCCGGCCGGTGGTGTCGCTGCGCCTGGTCGACCCGCGCTTCTACCACCTCGACGTGGCGCTCGCCTCGATCGACGACGAGAACATCGCCTACTTCCCGGGCGCCTTCTCGGCGGCCAGCCAGAAGGTGCTCACCCAGCTCTTCCCCGACGCGGTGATCGCGGACGACGAGGACGCGATGACCTTCGGCCTGAACCTGGTCAGCGACGGGCTCAACGTCGTGCTCAACAGCGAGGCGACCCGGCTGGCCGGCAAGCTCAAGGCGGCCGGCTACCACCCGGTGCCGGTCGAGCTGGCCGAGGTGAAGAAGGGCGGCGGCAGCGTGAAGTGCTGCATCGCCGAGCTGCGTCACTGA
- a CDS encoding ABC transporter substrate-binding protein, which translates to MSQMNRRRALQLLAALGTTGLVAGCGTDDEGDPTAPGTPIKIGLVAPESGSGKAIGEDIVNGFELYLATHGQRLGGHPVTLLKADEGDNAKTGQAAVNDLLKQGVLALTGVVNPTVMSGIRDIVEKARVPLIGSNASPVSLQSVVYIWRTSYVLDEPGRALGAYLKQRLPAGSRVLIIAPEGSLDVVQGFRQGFGADDPRIAGEPVWTNPTPTPDESEYVSHIRQALNRRPTAIFCHFSGNAAIQFIRQLRRHRPAYTGPIYAPGFLTEGSVLNEVSKVLVDDKTDRLLPGPIQTVSNYSADLNNNANRIFAAAYRKTFNVSPSTYAMASWDAAQVLDGAIRLAGANPTPQQVNLALGKVGQIDSPRGVWQFNQPRTPQQRWYLRTVQFDGRLLSNVMLNEIATLG; encoded by the coding sequence GTGTCGCAGATGAACCGCAGGCGCGCCCTGCAGCTGCTGGCCGCGCTCGGTACCACCGGGCTGGTCGCCGGCTGCGGCACGGACGACGAGGGTGATCCCACCGCGCCCGGCACGCCGATCAAGATTGGTCTCGTCGCCCCCGAAAGTGGCTCGGGCAAGGCCATCGGCGAGGACATCGTCAACGGCTTCGAGCTCTACCTCGCCACCCACGGCCAACGCCTCGGCGGGCACCCGGTGACCCTGCTGAAGGCCGACGAGGGCGACAACGCCAAGACCGGTCAGGCCGCCGTCAACGACCTGCTCAAGCAGGGCGTGCTCGCCCTCACCGGGGTGGTCAACCCGACGGTGATGTCCGGGATCCGGGACATCGTGGAGAAGGCCCGGGTGCCGCTGATCGGGTCGAACGCCTCACCGGTCAGCCTGCAGAGCGTGGTCTACATCTGGCGCACCTCGTACGTGCTGGACGAGCCGGGCCGGGCGCTCGGGGCGTACCTGAAGCAGCGGCTGCCCGCCGGCAGCCGGGTGTTGATCATCGCGCCGGAGGGCAGCCTCGACGTCGTGCAGGGCTTCCGCCAGGGCTTCGGCGCCGACGACCCGCGGATCGCCGGCGAGCCGGTCTGGACGAACCCCACCCCCACCCCGGACGAGAGCGAGTACGTCTCCCACATCCGGCAGGCGCTCAACCGCAGGCCCACCGCGATCTTCTGCCACTTCTCCGGCAACGCGGCCATCCAGTTCATCCGGCAGCTGCGCCGGCACCGGCCGGCCTACACCGGGCCGATCTACGCGCCCGGCTTCCTCACCGAGGGCAGCGTGCTAAACGAGGTGAGCAAGGTGCTGGTGGACGACAAGACCGACCGGCTGCTGCCCGGCCCGATCCAGACGGTGTCGAACTACTCGGCCGACCTGAACAACAACGCCAACCGGATCTTCGCCGCCGCGTACCGCAAGACGTTCAACGTTTCGCCCAGCACGTACGCGATGGCCTCGTGGGACGCCGCCCAGGTGCTCGACGGGGCGATCCGGCTCGCCGGGGCGAACCCGACCCCGCAGCAGGTCAACCTGGCCCTCGGCAAGGTGGGCCAGATCGACAGCCCGCGCGGGGTGTGGCAGTTCAACCAGCCCCGCACGCCGCAGCAGCGGTGGTACCTGCGCACCGTGCAGTTCGACGGCCGGCTGCTGTCCAACGTCATGCTCAACGAGATCGCCACGCTCGGCTGA
- a CDS encoding alpha/beta hydrolase family protein, with product MPADPRAVLTRPAPPPDETLAYGDHPDQIVDLRRPAGDAPARPLVAVLHGGFWRAEYDRTHTGPLAAALAALGWPVAQLEYRRTGQPGGGWPGTLTDVLAGVAALPALAARALPGRVAAGPPLLLGHSAGGHLALYVAAHAPATVRGVLALAPVADLAEAYRLDLDGGAVAALLGGGPAEHPDRYAAADPRELVPLRTRTVIVHGVQDQQVPVTISRGYTAAAGAEVSLVELPECEHFGLIDPESAAWPRVRDALQSLHKDQ from the coding sequence ATGCCCGCCGACCCGCGCGCCGTGCTCACCCGGCCCGCTCCGCCCCCCGATGAGACCCTCGCCTACGGCGACCACCCCGACCAGATCGTCGACCTGCGCCGCCCCGCCGGGGACGCGCCGGCCCGACCGCTGGTCGCGGTGCTGCACGGGGGCTTCTGGCGCGCCGAGTACGACCGGACCCACACCGGCCCGCTCGCCGCCGCGCTGGCGGCGCTGGGCTGGCCGGTGGCGCAGCTGGAGTACCGGCGGACCGGGCAGCCGGGCGGCGGCTGGCCGGGCACCCTCACCGACGTGCTGGCCGGGGTGGCGGCGCTGCCCGCGCTGGCCGCCCGCGCCCTGCCCGGCCGGGTGGCCGCCGGGCCACCGCTGCTGCTCGGGCACTCGGCCGGCGGGCACCTCGCGCTCTACGTGGCGGCGCACGCCCCCGCCACCGTACGGGGGGTGCTGGCGCTGGCCCCGGTCGCCGACCTCGCCGAGGCGTACCGGCTGGACCTGGACGGCGGAGCGGTGGCCGCGCTGCTCGGCGGCGGCCCGGCGGAACACCCGGACCGGTACGCGGCGGCCGATCCACGAGAGTTGGTGCCGCTCCGGACACGCACGGTGATCGTGCACGGGGTCCAGGACCAGCAGGTGCCGGTGACGATCAGCCGGGGCTACACGGCCGCGGCGGGGGCCGAGGTGAGCCTCGTTGAACTGCCGGAATGCGAGCACTTCGGGCTCATCGACCCGGAGTCGGCCGCCTGGCCGCGGGTCAGAGATGCGTTGCAGTCGCTGCACAAAGATCAATAG
- a CDS encoding bacterial proteasome activator family protein, whose translation MGPMTDAHSAGQNDEPGTEDTGHSGTVVVIGPDGRPVGTVQTDEAAGEDPTRLVEQPAKVMRIGSMIKQLLEEVKSAPLDDASRHRMREIHERSIVELKEGLAPELREELERISLPFTEEKAPSESELRIAHAQLVGWLEGLFHGIQAALVAQQMAARVQLEQMRSGRQALPSGPGGMMPGMPGIGQPQGGEGHPTGQYL comes from the coding sequence ATGGGTCCCATGACCGACGCGCACTCCGCTGGACAGAACGACGAGCCGGGCACCGAGGACACCGGGCACTCGGGCACCGTGGTGGTGATCGGCCCGGACGGCCGCCCGGTCGGCACCGTGCAGACCGACGAGGCGGCGGGCGAGGACCCGACCCGCCTGGTCGAGCAGCCGGCCAAGGTGATGCGGATCGGCAGCATGATCAAGCAGCTGCTGGAGGAGGTCAAGTCGGCCCCGCTGGACGACGCCAGCCGGCACCGGATGCGGGAGATCCACGAGCGGTCGATCGTCGAGCTCAAGGAGGGCCTCGCCCCCGAGCTGCGCGAGGAGCTGGAGCGGATCTCGCTGCCCTTCACCGAGGAGAAGGCGCCCAGCGAGAGCGAGCTGCGCATCGCCCACGCCCAGCTCGTCGGCTGGCTGGAGGGGTTGTTCCACGGCATCCAGGCCGCGCTGGTCGCCCAGCAGATGGCCGCCCGGGTGCAGCTGGAGCAGATGCGCTCCGGCCGGCAGGCCCTGCCGAGCGGTCCCGGCGGAATGATGCCGGGCATGCCGGGCATCGGCCAGCCGCAGGGCGGCGAGGGGCATCCCACCGGCCAGTACCTCTGA
- a CDS encoding HAD family hydrolase produces the protein MGETPRLVATDIDGTLLGDDRTLSARTATVLERICAQGTPVVLVTGRPIRWLQLVYDQLAAPLPAICANGAVVYDPVADEVLRADPLAPELLAEVARRLRAAVPEVSFAVEIVDSRQMRHEAHYPLRWDADHDAIRAVESPEELHSVPAVKLLARAGEQDPDVFVRVVAGALQGLAEATHSSYSGLVEISAAGVTKAAGLAWYAARLGIHERDVLAFGDMPNDLPMLTWAGRAVAVANAHPAVLEIADEVTGANSADGVAAYLEKVFGVG, from the coding sequence ATGGGAGAGACACCCCGACTGGTCGCGACCGACATCGACGGCACCCTGCTCGGCGACGACCGGACGCTCAGCGCGCGTACCGCGACGGTGCTGGAGCGGATCTGCGCGCAGGGCACGCCGGTCGTGCTGGTCACCGGCCGTCCGATCCGCTGGCTCCAGCTCGTGTACGACCAGCTCGCCGCCCCGCTGCCGGCGATCTGCGCCAACGGCGCCGTGGTCTACGACCCGGTCGCCGACGAGGTGCTGCGGGCCGACCCGCTCGCTCCGGAACTCCTCGCCGAGGTGGCCCGCCGGCTGCGCGCGGCGGTGCCCGAGGTGAGCTTCGCGGTGGAGATCGTCGACAGCCGGCAGATGCGGCACGAGGCGCACTACCCGCTGCGCTGGGACGCCGACCACGACGCCATCCGGGCCGTCGAGTCGCCCGAGGAGCTGCACTCCGTACCGGCGGTGAAGCTGCTGGCCCGGGCCGGGGAGCAGGACCCGGACGTCTTCGTCCGGGTGGTGGCCGGGGCGCTGCAGGGGCTTGCCGAGGCGACCCACTCGTCGTACAGCGGGCTGGTGGAGATCTCCGCCGCCGGGGTGACCAAGGCGGCCGGGCTGGCCTGGTACGCCGCCCGCCTCGGCATCCACGAACGCGACGTGCTCGCGTTCGGCGACATGCCCAACGACCTGCCGATGCTGACCTGGGCCGGTCGGGCGGTGGCGGTGGCCAACGCACACCCCGCCGTCCTGGAGATCGCCGACGAGGTGACCGGGGCGAACTCCGCCGACGGCGTGGCGGCGTACCTGGAGAAGGTCTTCGGGGTGGGCTGA
- a CDS encoding HAD family hydrolase produces the protein MIRPGLPKLIATDLDGTLVRSDETVSAYTHQVLDRVRAAGIPVVGATGRGPRLKELTRNDIRAADFLVMAGGGCVVDQSDPAGPVVLRDERLPGEVLAGLLADLEAEVGPLTVMVEASAEQDAPLWGDYHPSWPYQDRFEARSRAECLSCDVIKAFVRTADHHVDELLAAARRIVPPQVATLTQAGLGFVEICPPGVDKATGLSVVAERLGVDPAEVLVFGDMPNDLPMFAWAGWGRVAVSNAHPAVRAAADEITLRNDDDGVAVYLDRLLSR, from the coding sequence ATGATCCGCCCGGGCCTGCCCAAGCTGATCGCCACCGACCTGGACGGGACGCTCGTCCGCAGCGACGAGACGGTCTCCGCGTACACCCACCAGGTGCTCGACCGGGTGCGGGCCGCCGGCATCCCGGTGGTCGGTGCGACCGGTCGCGGCCCCCGGCTCAAGGAACTCACCCGTAACGACATCCGCGCGGCCGACTTCCTGGTGATGGCCGGCGGCGGCTGCGTGGTGGACCAGAGCGACCCGGCCGGCCCGGTGGTGCTGCGCGACGAGCGGCTGCCCGGTGAGGTGCTGGCCGGACTGCTGGCCGACCTGGAGGCCGAGGTCGGGCCGCTGACCGTGATGGTCGAGGCGTCCGCCGAGCAGGACGCGCCGCTCTGGGGCGACTACCACCCGAGCTGGCCGTACCAGGACCGGTTCGAGGCGCGCAGCCGCGCCGAGTGCCTCTCCTGCGACGTGATCAAGGCCTTCGTCCGGACCGCCGACCACCACGTGGACGAGCTGCTGGCCGCCGCCCGCCGGATCGTCCCGCCGCAGGTGGCCACGCTCACCCAGGCCGGGCTGGGCTTCGTCGAGATCTGCCCGCCGGGGGTCGACAAGGCCACCGGGCTCAGCGTGGTGGCCGAACGGCTCGGCGTCGACCCGGCGGAGGTGCTGGTCTTCGGGGACATGCCCAACGACCTGCCGATGTTCGCCTGGGCCGGCTGGGGCCGGGTGGCCGTCTCCAACGCGCACCCCGCAGTCCGCGCCGCGGCGGACGAGATCACCCTGCGCAACGACGACGACGGGGTCGCGGTCTACCTGGACCGGCTACTCTCCCGGTGA
- a CDS encoding OsmC family protein — translation MPIRTASARWQGNLTEGSGTVRTGKGGLQGNYSFKSRFEEGEGTNPEELIGAAHAGCFSMALSKQLADAGATDSSVDTTAKVHFDKTDAGMSVTRIDLETVGQVPGMDEAQFTKLAEAAKENCPISRLLSPGAQISLSARLAS, via the coding sequence ATGCCTATCCGTACCGCTTCCGCACGTTGGCAGGGCAACCTCACCGAGGGTTCCGGAACCGTCCGCACCGGCAAGGGCGGACTCCAGGGGAACTACTCCTTCAAGTCGCGTTTCGAGGAGGGCGAGGGGACCAACCCCGAGGAGCTCATCGGCGCCGCGCACGCCGGCTGCTTCTCGATGGCGCTCTCCAAGCAGCTCGCCGACGCGGGTGCCACCGACTCGTCGGTGGACACCACTGCCAAGGTCCACTTCGACAAGACCGACGCGGGCATGTCCGTGACCCGGATCGACCTGGAGACCGTCGGCCAGGTGCCGGGCATGGACGAGGCGCAGTTCACCAAGCTGGCCGAGGCCGCCAAGGAGAACTGCCCGATCTCGCGGCTGCTCTCCCCGGGCGCGCAGATCAGCCTCTCCGCCCGCCTGGCCTCCTGA
- a CDS encoding metallopeptidase family protein: MDGVAVEMSRERFEELVGEALDEVPEELLGLMSNVVILVEDDPPPGEDLLGLYEGHALTDRGWDYSGVLPDRILIYRRPILRICDSEDDVVDEVAVTVVHEIAHHFGIDDDRLHALGWG, from the coding sequence ATGGACGGCGTGGCGGTCGAGATGAGCCGGGAACGCTTCGAGGAACTGGTCGGGGAGGCCCTCGACGAGGTGCCCGAGGAACTGCTCGGGCTGATGAGCAACGTGGTGATCCTGGTCGAGGACGACCCGCCGCCCGGCGAGGACCTGCTCGGCCTCTACGAGGGGCACGCGCTCACCGACCGCGGATGGGACTACTCCGGTGTGCTGCCGGACCGGATCCTCATCTACCGCCGCCCGATCCTGCGCATCTGCGACAGCGAGGACGACGTGGTCGACGAGGTGGCGGTGACCGTGGTCCACGAGATCGCCCACCACTTCGGCATCGACGACGACCGGTTGCACGCCCTGGGCTGGGGCTGA
- a CDS encoding AIM24 family protein, whose translation MRSALFSAENLEKESAQPGMRLQNSKMLKIELNGEAMARVGSMVAYQGQVQFQALGSGGIGKFIKQRLTGEGVPLMKLSGQGDVFLAELSKDVHIIDLEPGDALSINGSSVLAFDSTLSYDIKMVGGAGMASSSGLFNCVFSGHGRIAITTKGTPVVLNVDAPTYVDPQAAVCWSANLQTGYHRAEQLGLGALLGRSTGEAFTMSFAGQGFVVVQPSEEPPVMGSGTQQQQGGLLGGLLS comes from the coding sequence ATGCGCAGCGCGCTGTTCTCCGCGGAGAACCTTGAGAAGGAGTCCGCCCAGCCCGGCATGCGGCTGCAGAACTCCAAGATGCTGAAGATCGAGCTGAACGGCGAGGCCATGGCCCGGGTCGGCTCGATGGTCGCCTACCAGGGGCAGGTGCAGTTCCAGGCGCTCGGCTCCGGTGGCATCGGCAAGTTCATCAAGCAGCGGCTGACCGGTGAGGGTGTGCCGCTGATGAAGCTCAGCGGCCAGGGTGACGTCTTCCTCGCCGAGCTGAGCAAGGACGTGCACATCATCGACCTGGAGCCGGGCGACGCCCTCTCCATCAACGGCTCCAGCGTGCTGGCCTTCGACTCGACCCTGTCGTACGACATCAAGATGGTCGGCGGCGCCGGCATGGCCTCGTCGTCCGGCCTGTTCAACTGCGTCTTCAGCGGCCACGGCCGGATCGCCATCACCACCAAGGGCACCCCGGTGGTGCTCAACGTCGACGCCCCCACCTACGTCGACCCGCAGGCCGCCGTCTGCTGGTCGGCCAACCTCCAGACCGGCTACCACCGCGCCGAGCAGCTCGGCCTGGGCGCGCTGCTCGGCCGCAGCACCGGCGAGGCGTTCACGATGAGCTTCGCCGGTCAGGGCTTCGTGGTGGTGCAGCCCTCCGAGGAGCCGCCGGTCATGGGCAGCGGCACCCAGCAGCAGCAGGGTGGCCTGCTCGGCGGCCTGCTCAGCTGA